ggacagagaagggagcagggacaggtggtgaggggctggagaacaaggcctgtgaggaaaggctgagggaactggggctgtttagtatACAAgacagaaggctgaagggagaccatATTGccctctgcaactacctgaaaggaggttgtagagagacAGGAACTGGCCTTTTCTTACAAGTAACTAACCAtagaataagagggaatggcctcaagctgcgttggtgaggtttagactgggcattaggaaaaaaagtcaaggaaagggttgtcaggcactggaacaagctgcctcTGAGGTGATTGAGTCAACATTCCTGGGcatgtttaaaagccatctagatctggtactttgggacatggtgtagtgacagacttggtggagtgggTAAAACGGCTGCACTGGacgatctctaaggtcctttccagccggattattctatgatttttttcagtttccatAGATCTGTAGATATGATCCATGTTGAACCCTAGAATTTACCTGAGTGTGGAGAAGCTGGACTCTCTCAGTTGCATCTatcagctcctgctcagccaATTTCCTTGACCGCTCCGTTTGCTCCAGGGCTGATCTTAGCTCCTCAatttcagcctgcagcaggtttGCTCTGCGCTCCACCATGGCCACCTGCTCCTTCAGGTCCTCCTGAGTCCTGAGAGCATCATCCAGGTGTATCTGAGTATCCTGGAAAGAGAGACAACACAGATTGTAAgatgcatttttccttttttctttttttttttttatttcctatttcGCACCAGTATAGAAGTGACAGAACTGTACAGCTGGAAAATATTTAGCAGTGTCAGGATCCAGTGAGAACCTATTCTGTTGTGCCATACCTTCAGCACTCCCTGTGTGTTCCTCAGgttcttctgtgcttctgcagcctgGCGGTTGGCATGGCTCAGCTGGATCTCCATTTCATTCAGGTCTCCTTCCATCTTCTTCTTCAGCCTCAGGGCTTCATTCCTGCTCCTGATCTCAGCATCCAGAGTGCTCTGCATGGACTCCACCACTCGGAGGTGGTTTCTCTTTAGCTGGTCGATCTCCTCGTCTTTCTCTGCTATCTTCCTGTCAATCTCAGCCTTCACCTGGTTCAGTTCAAGCTGGAGGTGCAGGATCTTCCCCTCTTCATGTTCTAGGGAggcctgaaaaaaagaaatatactgTGTCAATATTTTGCTTCCAGCTGTTCTCTTGCAAATGACCTACACTGAGAAACGAGACTGTATTCCTCTGGGGGATGTGAAAACATGCCATGACTTTCCTGTTCTTTTATTCTCTCACAGTGTTCCTCAGTAATTCTCTCTGGAAAACAACAACTATGAGCATGTacctcagcttcctccaggGAGGCTTGGAGTTCGGATTTCTCCTGCTCAATCTGCTTCTTGACCTTCTCCAGCTCATGAATTGCCTTTCCTCCCTCTGCAATCTGCTCCGTCAGTTCAGAAATCTCCTCTGTGGGAACAAAGACCAAAGGCATGGATAAGCAACAGAGTAGCGTGGGAAGGACTCTGCCAAGCCACATGACAGGTGTGTTTTCCCACCTACAGGCACAGACCCATGTGGAATGGTTAGTAGGCAAGCTTATGAAAGAGCCCATCCAGGAGCAGAGGGCCAGGCACTTACGCTGCAAGTTCTTGTTCTCTCGCTTGAGCGTTTCCAGGTGGCCCAAGGACTCCTCATAGGCATTCTTCATCTtgaacagctctgtgctgagagAGCGAGACTCCTTCTGGGAGgcttccagctcagcctgcGTTTCCTCATACTTCTGCTTCCATTCTGCCAGGATCTGGAGAGAAATGGGATGTGAGTATGGATGTGCTGTTCAGAAGGACATCCTCTGCCCTTGGAACCCCGGGGCTGGAGCATAAAAGACCTTGTCAAAGTTCCTCTGCTTCTtgtccagagcagcacaggcagcatttgATCTCTCCACATCAATCATTAGGTCCTCCACTtcattctgcagcctctgctttgtcttttccagGGAGGCACATTTGGCATTGACAGTTTCAACATGTTCCTCTGCATCCTGCAGGCGCTGTGCCAGCTTCTTCCTGGGGTTGGTGAGCACAGGTCAGAGTTAGCAAGCTAGGGCAAATTTCTGCAATAGTATATTTCTTGACTCCTTCACAGCTTGAAGTCCACATTCCTCTTCCATTTGTGTATAGACTACCACATTCCTctttgctgttctctgctcCTACACATAATGTTCTTGGTGCTCTTTCCACCCAACATGCATTGCAGAACGTATTTGCTATTTTCCTGCCACTCCATCCAAAGCAGAACATTGACTTTTTTCTGACAACATCCCAGTTGTCTCCTCAAGTTTCCACTTTTGGCCTCTTCCAGCCTACTCCACCTTCCCCACGTACTtggcctcctccagctcctctgtgcgCTGGATGGCGTCCGTCTCGTATTTGGTTCTCCACTGAGCCACTTCGCTGTTGGCCTTGGACAGGGCTCGCTGCATCTCCCCCTTggcttcctgctcctcctcataTTGTTCCCGGAGCAAGTCACAGTCATGGCGAGCAGACTGCAGGGCGTGGGCCAGGGCGTTCTTGGCCTGAGGGGAAATAGTGCAAGAGTGAATGGAAATACCCTGGGAAATGTCCTGACTGGAATGCCGACAGACACTGGATCATTCTTCTGGGAGAAGGATGGCAAGTTCCTgaatgggaaaggaagaggcaggAAGTGGCAGAAGAAGTCATGGACAGACTACATGTAAGGGTCACCCAAGGCAGTGTCAGGACAGGAAGTCCTGTGCTGCATTGCCCACATGGTTCATTTTACTCCTTCTCATCTTGTTGGCTCTGTAATTTGAGTGTTATCTGAAGCTTGTTCTTGACAGAAGGAATCCAATGGATAATAGAGAATTTAGAAAGCTTTCTCACCTTGATCTCTTCCTCCAGGTGCCTCTTGAGCTCCTCAATCTGCTGGGTGAATGCCTGCTTGGCTCTTGACAGCTGAGAAACCAAAGCATCCTTCTCCTCCACCTGACGTGAATATTCACCTGGCAGACACACAACCTTTTAGTGCTGTGGGTGACAGCAGGGGGGACATTCAGGCTGTAAAAGCAGAGAGCCTGCAGACCCTGCAGAACTTTGTGATCTCATCTCATGCATTTCTCGTGACAGGGGAGACAAAGCCTGGTGCTCAGCCTGTCTGCCCAGAAGGGTAACTTCTACTTTACCTCTCTGACATTGCTCATTTGCACATCAGAGCTGTCCATGTCTCACCTGCTTCTGTCTGCAGACGAGCTCTCTGAGCACTGAGGTCATTGATCATGCGCTGATGTTCTTCTTCCTTTGTCTTGATCTCGCTCAGCTGATCTTCCAGGGTGCGGCACATCTTCTCCAGGTTTGCCTGGTGTCAACAAACAGAACGAGACGAGTTATTGGCCACACTCCTACTGGCAGCAGGTGCAAGAGTTTGTGCTGGACTCCACTGGGTCAATGAGCCTGTAAGGTATTTGTGTACCTTGGCTTTGGAGACAGACTCCATGTTGCTGGCCAGGTCGTCAATCTCCATCTTCAGCtcactcttctccttctccagcttctgcttCACTCTCTGCAGGTTGTCGATCTGCTCCCCAAGCTCAGCGGTGCTGTCCGCATGCTTCTTGCGCAGGGCGGCAGCCGTGGCCTCGTGCTGCAGCGTGGCCTCTTCCAGGTCACGACGCATCTTCTGGAACTCTGCCTCACGCTTCTTGTTCATCTCAATCTGTGCTGCTGtagctcctcctgcctcttccaGGCGCTCACTGATCTCCTCCAGCTCCCGGGAGAGGTCAGCTCGATGCTTCTCTGCTTTTGCGCGAGAGGTTCGCTCGGCCTCaatttcctcctccagctcctcaatgcgAGCCTGGGGAACACGAGGGACCCTTCACACCCATGCCCTTCTCCTGCCTGACCTGAGTCTAGGTGCAAGAGGGGAAGCAACAGAGACTTGCCTGCAGCTCCTTGATCTTCTTCTGGAATTGCATGCCCAGGGCTTGCTCATCCTCGATTTTGCTCTGGATCTGGCTGATCTCAAAGTCTTTCCTTTGGGCAGAGCAAACCATGTTAGAACCCAAAGGAAAGAGACAAGTTCAGCAGGGCAGTGTTCAACAACCCACAGCCTCACTTACTTCTTCAGtttctcttccagctgctgcttatCATTTTCCAGATCCATGATGCTGTCTTGGGACAGCTTCAGGTCTCCTTCCAGTTTCCTCTTGGCTCTCTCCAGGTCCATGCGCAGTTTCTTCTCTTGCTCCAGGGACCCTTCCAGCTAAAGACAAGAAGGCCATCAGTGTTCTGCCACACACCTCAAACTCCACACCTGTCCTCTTCTTGCTCTTTGCCTGTGTGCTTACATCGTCCActtgctgctccagcttgaTTTTAGCTTTGGTCAGAGTGTTGactttgtcctcctctgcctgcaggtcaTCCAGTGTCTGCTGATGTGCCTCTTGGAgggctttcttctcttttgtcaGCTTGGCAATGGTCTCATCCAGGGCTGCCATCTCCTCTGTGAGGTTTTTCACCtttgagaagaaggaagaggtgtCAATAGAGGAAGTCAGTAGAGAAGTCCTGGAAGAGCACAGTGCTTTTTTCTGAGTTGTGAGGGAGCCCTCCTGCTTCATACCTTGTTCTCAGTGGcatgcttttccttctccaccTTGGCCAGTGTTAACTCCAGGTCATCAATATCTTTCTTCAGCTCTGAACATTCATCCTCCAGTTTTCTCTTCTTGGCTGTCAGCTCAGCATtaatttcctcctcatcctcagccCTTTCTGTCACCTCCTTAATTTTGGCTTCCAActggattttggttttgatgAGCTGGTCACATCTCTCCTCAGCATCAGCCAAAGCATCAGCTTCCTGGTGAGGAAACAGATTTTGTTTGTCTAAAATATTTGATAGTTTCTCTTCTTTATCTCTTACCTTTCTTAATTAGCCTATGTAAAAGCTTTGTCTGAAGTTGCCCTTCTACTCAAAAGGTGAACAACGCTGTCAGTTTTTCTGTCTTGGATATAGTTATGAATGCACTTCAACACCTTCAATTTTTATGAGCCTTTGAAAAGTATTTCTCTGAATTTGTAGCTCTGAGGATATCTCCTCCACTCACAGGCTTCACACAagagtcaccatctctgtcCCTAATTTTTCAGTGGAAAGGAGTTACAGGATTTTTGCCTTATACAGAATGATTGGTGGCTTCTCTTTTTTAACTGATGTTGAATCCAGGTTTCTGTGGGGATTTAAAGTATTTGTATTCTCTAGTGAAAAACTGTTAGATAAAAAAATAGATCATTCTTCTACATTAATAGCAAGTCCTACAGACACTGCATAGTTTTTGGCTTTTGAAATTGTGCAGATTTGTCATATTTCCAGCCCATATGTCTAGAGCTTTTGGTGCTGAGTTCAGCCAACTTTATATTCCTTCTTGGAATCTCTTCTTGGGATTTCATTTGAGTAGCTTTGTCCTCAATTAGTTTAATTGACAGATACTATTGTAAGTAGGGAGATCAGAATCTGTGTctgtgtggtagtttgaggctgtgggtgcctttaagaaccacaaCGTTAGAGACCACCAGAGGGGCTAGAGTGTCCAGGAGATGGACTGGAAGATTTATTTCATAGTCATaagtcctgcatccctataaacTGGTTGCAAAAtcaatttttcccttttttccctccctctcctctcaggAAGAACATCCCAGGTCTTATCTCTCTTGGCAGGGGAATGAGGCCTGGTGTTGGCCTTGGCAATGCTTCCAATTAGGCCTGGGGCTACCTAGttgagacctggagctgctgagtcGAATTTTAGCTGTGTCACAATAGTGTGGTATGGAGGGTAGAGAGGTTTGCTAGGGAAGGAGCATGAAGGCTTGGGTTTGTTAGCCTGGTttaaagggaggtttgtgtaaagctttggcttaatgggGTTGTGGTgcattttatatgctttgctatgctttGTACTGTTGCATATAGCTGtgaatagcatttccatttaaactttccaatccTCTGCAGTCCTTTGTGTGAgcaatttttcttttgccccttttggaggaGGTAAAAGAGCTTCTGTCTTGCTCTAAACCATGACAGTCTGTTTTCTTTTAGACTGAGGAAACCCCCTTAAGTTTTCCTTTTATTGCCTGATGACTGAAGTTACTCTGCACTAAGGTAAACTTAAGTCATTTTTTTCATAGTTTTGGTGCTTGCATTATTTGAATGAGTAATTCAGAACTTCTTTATAAGGTGGACCTTGACTATTAAATACTGTTGGAATTTGAAATTGCTTTTTAAGATGGACTTCCACTATCAAATACTGTTGGAATTTGATGTTTCTACAAGGTTCATGGGATGTTGTTACTAACAGATCTACCACATGGCATATGATGAAAACTGCAGATCTCTACACTGATCAGAAATGAGAGCTTTTGGTTGATTACTCATCTGCTTTGTTATTCTGCATTTTATTCTATCATGTCTAATTAAGATGGAGATATGAAGTGCCTGCCCAGAGATGATGGGTTTGTGTTGTTACACATAGATATGCTCTCCAGGTTTGGCACAGACATTTTGCACTTAAGGGTTATTGATTACAGCAGAATGGGCAGGACTCAGCCATTTCACTAGGAAGAATCAACACCTTCCTGTATCAGGTGGTATCTGCCTGTTCCTTTTAATCTTCCCAGGGAATATTGACCACTCTTGTGCACAGTAAAACACCATAGAACAACCCTGGAGATAAGACTTCTGGTCAGAATCAGAAGTTCTGCAGTCTTCTTAGACTGAGGAGAAATTTAAAGTCATATTTCCCCCTTCCTGAGTGAACAATTATCCATAAGTTATTAAGTGGCTGAATTTACAACCACGAATTAGAATTCTAGGCTGTATTTACTGTCCAATATTAAGGAATCCTGGTGAGACAGAAATACTGCCTGCAGGACTCACCTGCTGAAAGGGAGTGGGGGgttcaggtccatgtcctgaGCATTTCATCTTGGCTAGCTATAGATGGTTTATTCCTCAAAAAGCAAGAGCACTGACTCTCACTTGCAGCTCCCTGTGTCACCATGATACTGTGAGATACCACTTTGAGATACCACTTTCTACAGCTTCACAGCCAGGATGATGCATATTTCAGTAAAAACAAATGACACCTGGTCACCTACAATCTGACCTTCTGCTTGCCAAAGAGCTGTCTAGACGAACAGATTTTTTCCTAATGGGAAATAAATGTGGATAAACTCACAGACTGCACTTGCAGCTGCAggtcatttttctctttcatcagAGAAACcattttctcctccagctccttcctcttGGCCTCAGACTTTGCAAGCTCTTCCTTGGTTTTCTCAAACTCCTCCTTCATGTTGGCCATTTCCTTCTCAGACTCTGCACTCTTCAGCAAGGGCTTGATCTTGAAGAATAACTTCATCCAGGGCCAGTGCTTCACATTCATGAAGGACCTAACATTGTACTGGATGCAGAAGATGGACTCCCTGAAGCAGAATTAAAATGAATATTTTCAGTGTGACAAGTGCCAGCACTTTCCCCCAGGTACAGTGACTTCACTTGAAGATGGAAAATGTCTACCTTCTCTCCACCATTTTCTGGTACCCCACTCTTGCCAGGTATCCCCTGCACATGGCCTGTGTGCGGGTGATGAGCTGTGCCAGCTTCTCATCTCTCATCTCCTCCAGGAGTCCAATCAGCCCAGCTTTGAAGAACACCTTGAGAAAGAGAACATTGCAGCACCTGACtgccaggcagagcacagcacaggcacacagaGAGTGAGTCAAGGAGGGTTTGTACCTTGGTGTGGCCAAATTTGTACTGGGTGTGGTCCACATCAATTGATGAAAGAAGCTTCTCAGAAGCCTTCTTGCTGTCAATGAACTGTCCCTCTGGGATGGCACTGGCGTTCAGCACCTTGTACCTGTGGGTAGGAGGAAATAGGAGTGAATCTCAAGTCATCAGGCTGTACAGTTTATTGAAATTAACTGCAGtcagcaagagcagagagaggctggTGGAGCTGGAATGTCCTCCCTTCTTTAGACAAACCCTGATAACGAAGCCCTATCTGATAACTTCTGCTGTCTTGAAGGTGATCCATCATAGATGAAAAGAGGACACTGATCTCCAGCCATTTCAGTCCAATCTTTTCCACTGAAGCTATGCTGTAGAGAATTGCTAGGGAGGAACATTGCCACTTTCCCCCAAATGTGCAGCAGATCCAGTGGTCAAAGCACTCTATCTGAGCTTACAGCTTTTGTCTGAGAAGGTGTTGTAGCCACCTCCCAAAGTGCGTTTTTCAGTCTTGTCATCACTGTCTGGTGCAGCTCTGTCATGACTCCGTCTATGCTGAGAGGCACTGGCAGAGTTGTGTGATGAACTGCAGTCAGTCTGCACAAGACATCATTTCATAGCTCTCACCTCTGTTTGAAGTCAGCATAGAGGACTCTGCTGGGGAATCCCTTCCTGCAGATGCGGATCCCTTCCAGCACGCCGTTACAGCGCAGCTGGTGCAGCACCAGCTCATGCTCCATGGCACCTAGCAATACAGAGCACAAGGAAATGCCACAGTGTCCAGTGCAGAGGGCAAGGGCTGCACCAGAGGGAGTTCTCTTTCTGCTTAAGCATCTCACCAGGGGTTTTTGTTTCGTTTGGGATGATGCAACGGACAAAGTGGGGGTGAGTGCTCCGTAGGTTGGTCATCAGCTTGTTCAGGTTCTCCTGTGGGACCATGACTTAGTGAGCGTTTGTATAAAATATAGAAAAACTCACTCCTAGTGCTTTGAGCTTGTCATAATAGGCCTGCCAATGGATATGCACCCAGCTGAAAACTCTCAGCTGGTAACACCTCAGTCTATCCCTCTATCCCCTCTGATTCTGAACATTGAACAGCAACTCCCAGGATAAGAAAAGTGGCTGCCATGAACTCAGTGAGAGATACAGGGTTGGTACTTTGTAGTTTTATGAGTAAATTCTGGCTTAAAGGTAAGTTTAGAACCTTACAGAGTCAGTTTTCATTCCTTGAGGCTGGTGTCTCAAAATGTGGATCTCAATGAA
The Indicator indicator isolate 239-I01 chromosome 29, UM_Iind_1.1, whole genome shotgun sequence genome window above contains:
- the LOC128976684 gene encoding myosin-1B-like isoform X2, producing MSTDAEMAIFGEAAPYLRKSEKERIAAQNKPFDAKTAVFVVHAKESFVKGTVQSREGGKVTVKTEGGETLTVKEDQIFSMNPPKYDKIEDMAMMTHLHEPAVLYNLKERYAAWMIYTYSGLFCVTVNPYKWLPVYNPEVVLAYRGKKRQEAPPHIFSISDNAYQFMLTDRENQSILITGESGAGKTVNTKRVIQYFATIAASGEKKKEEQTSGKMQGTLEDQIISANPLLEAFGNAKTVRNDNSSRFGKFIRIHFGATGKLASADIETYLLEKSRVTFQLKAERSYHIFYQIMSNKKPELIDMLLITTNPYDYQFVSQGEITVASINDQEELMATDSAIDILGFAPDEKTAIYKLTGAVMHYGNLKFKQKQREEQAEPDGTEVADKAAYLMGLNSADLLKALCYPRVKVGNEYVTKGQTVQQVNNSVGALAKAVYEKMFLWMVVRINQQLDTKQPRQYFIGVLDIAGFEIFDFNSLEQLCINFTNEKLQQFFNHHMFVLEQEEYKKEGIEWEFIDFGMDLAACIELIEKPMGIFSILEEECMFPKATDTSFKNKLYDQHLGKSNNFQKPKPGKGKAEAHFSLVHYAGTVDYNITGWLEKNKDPLNETVIGLYQKSSVKTLALLFASAGGEEGQLCGGGGKKGGKKKGSSFQTVSALFRENLNKLMTNLRSTHPHFVRCIIPNETKTPGAMEHELVLHQLRCNGVLEGIRICRKGFPSRVLYADFKQRYKVLNASAIPEGQFIDSKKASEKLLSSIDVDHTQYKFGHTKVFFKAGLIGLLEEMRDEKLAQLITRTQAMCRGYLARVGYQKMVERRESIFCIQYNVRSFMNVKHWPWMKLFFKIKPLLKSAESEKEMANMKEEFEKTKEELAKSEAKRKELEEKMVSLMKEKNDLQLQVQSEADALADAEERCDQLIKTKIQLEAKIKEVTERAEDEEEINAELTAKKRKLEDECSELKKDIDDLELTLAKVEKEKHATENKVKNLTEEMAALDETIAKLTKEKKALQEAHQQTLDDLQAEEDKVNTLTKAKIKLEQQVDDLEGSLEQEKKLRMDLERAKRKLEGDLKLSQDSIMDLENDKQQLEEKLKKKDFEISQIQSKIEDEQALGMQFQKKIKELQARIEELEEEIEAERTSRAKAEKHRADLSRELEEISERLEEAGGATAAQIEMNKKREAEFQKMRRDLEEATLQHEATAAALRKKHADSTAELGEQIDNLQRVKQKLEKEKSELKMEIDDLASNMESVSKAKANLEKMCRTLEDQLSEIKTKEEEHQRMINDLSAQRARLQTEAGEYSRQVEEKDALVSQLSRAKQAFTQQIEELKRHLEEEIKAKNALAHALQSARHDCDLLREQYEEEQEAKGEMQRALSKANSEVAQWRTKYETDAIQRTEELEEAKKKLAQRLQDAEEHVETVNAKCASLEKTKQRLQNEVEDLMIDVERSNAACAALDKKQRNFDKILAEWKQKYEETQAELEASQKESRSLSTELFKMKNAYEESLGHLETLKRENKNLQQEISELTEQIAEGGKAIHELEKVKKQIEQEKSELQASLEEAEASLEHEEGKILHLQLELNQVKAEIDRKIAEKDEEIDQLKRNHLRVVESMQSTLDAEIRSRNEALRLKKKMEGDLNEMEIQLSHANRQAAEAQKNLRNTQGVLKDTQIHLDDALRTQEDLKEQVAMVERRANLLQAEIEELRSALEQTERSRKLAEQELIDATERVQLLHTQNTSLINTKKKLETDIAQIQGEMEDTIQEARNAEEKAKKAITDAAMMAEELKKEQDTSAHLERMKKNLDQTVKDLQHRLDEAEQLALKGGKKQIQKLEARVRELEGEVDAEQKRSAEAVKGVRKYERRVKELTYQSEEDRKNILRLQDLVDKLQMKVKSYKRQSEEAEELSNVNLSKFRKIQHELEEAEERADIAESQVNKLRAKSREFHSKKIAEEE
- the LOC128976684 gene encoding myosin-1B-like isoform X1, which encodes MSTDAEMAIFGEAAPYLRKSEKERIAAQNKPFDAKTAVFVVHAKESFVKGTVQSREGGKVTVKTEGGETLTVKEDQIFSMNPPKYDKIEDMAMMTHLHEPAVLYNLKERYAAWMIYTYSGLFCVTVNPYKWLPVYNPEVVLAYRGKKRQEAPPHIFSISDNAYQFMLTDRENQSILITGESGAGKTVNTKRVIQYFATIAASGEKKKEEQTSGKMQGTLEDQIISANPLLEAFGNAKTVRNDNSSRFGKFIRIHFGATGKLASADIETYLLEKSRVTFQLKAERSYHIFYQIMSNKKPELIDMLLITTNPYDYQFVSQGEITVASINDQEELMATDSAIDILGFAPDEKTAIYKLTGAVMHYGNLKFKQKQREEQAEPDGTEVADKAAYLMGLNSADLLKALCYPRVKVGNEYVTKGQTVQQVNNSVGALAKAVYEKMFLWMVVRINQQLDTKQPRQYFIGVLDIAGFEIFDFNSLEQLCINFTNEKLQQFFNHHMFVLEQEEYKKEGIEWEFIDFGMDLAACIELIEKPMGIFSILEEECMFPKATDTSFKNKLYDQHLGKSNNFQKPKPGKGKAEAHFSLVHYAGTVDYNITGWLEKNKDPLNETVIGLYQKSSVKTLALLFASAGGEEGQLCEMSSLWCGKKGGKKKGSSFQTVSALFRENLNKLMTNLRSTHPHFVRCIIPNETKTPGAMEHELVLHQLRCNGVLEGIRICRKGFPSRVLYADFKQRYKVLNASAIPEGQFIDSKKASEKLLSSIDVDHTQYKFGHTKVFFKAGLIGLLEEMRDEKLAQLITRTQAMCRGYLARVGYQKMVERRESIFCIQYNVRSFMNVKHWPWMKLFFKIKPLLKSAESEKEMANMKEEFEKTKEELAKSEAKRKELEEKMVSLMKEKNDLQLQVQSEADALADAEERCDQLIKTKIQLEAKIKEVTERAEDEEEINAELTAKKRKLEDECSELKKDIDDLELTLAKVEKEKHATENKVKNLTEEMAALDETIAKLTKEKKALQEAHQQTLDDLQAEEDKVNTLTKAKIKLEQQVDDLEGSLEQEKKLRMDLERAKRKLEGDLKLSQDSIMDLENDKQQLEEKLKKKDFEISQIQSKIEDEQALGMQFQKKIKELQARIEELEEEIEAERTSRAKAEKHRADLSRELEEISERLEEAGGATAAQIEMNKKREAEFQKMRRDLEEATLQHEATAAALRKKHADSTAELGEQIDNLQRVKQKLEKEKSELKMEIDDLASNMESVSKAKANLEKMCRTLEDQLSEIKTKEEEHQRMINDLSAQRARLQTEAGEYSRQVEEKDALVSQLSRAKQAFTQQIEELKRHLEEEIKAKNALAHALQSARHDCDLLREQYEEEQEAKGEMQRALSKANSEVAQWRTKYETDAIQRTEELEEAKKKLAQRLQDAEEHVETVNAKCASLEKTKQRLQNEVEDLMIDVERSNAACAALDKKQRNFDKILAEWKQKYEETQAELEASQKESRSLSTELFKMKNAYEESLGHLETLKRENKNLQQEISELTEQIAEGGKAIHELEKVKKQIEQEKSELQASLEEAEASLEHEEGKILHLQLELNQVKAEIDRKIAEKDEEIDQLKRNHLRVVESMQSTLDAEIRSRNEALRLKKKMEGDLNEMEIQLSHANRQAAEAQKNLRNTQGVLKDTQIHLDDALRTQEDLKEQVAMVERRANLLQAEIEELRSALEQTERSRKLAEQELIDATERVQLLHTQNTSLINTKKKLETDIAQIQGEMEDTIQEARNAEEKAKKAITDAAMMAEELKKEQDTSAHLERMKKNLDQTVKDLQHRLDEAEQLALKGGKKQIQKLEARVRELEGEVDAEQKRSAEAVKGVRKYERRVKELTYQSEEDRKNILRLQDLVDKLQMKVKSYKRQSEEAEELSNVNLSKFRKIQHELEEAEERADIAESQVNKLRAKSREFHSKKIAEEE